From Daucus carota subsp. sativus chromosome 6, DH1 v3.0, whole genome shotgun sequence, the proteins below share one genomic window:
- the LOC108227445 gene encoding bZIP transcription factor 17, giving the protein MADPAFDDPIPNLDTLPIPDDPFLSDDLAFSDHYYDDVLNFNLDDLDLDNLLNSINPSSNSIQPDSFHDDANHLDFSSSDVVVDISGGKSSDNSKCLNNPSSENSNSRDFCQEFGNNDFGGSGPVSSQGSDDCVRSFDNSPASGNRVVDHKRKKEEEEGNSVIRTIKSRRSNEVTDRLKSNEGDDEDEKKKARLIRNRESAHLSRQKKKQYIEELEDKVRAMHSTIQDLNARISYFVAENNTLKQQMNCGSIGPQPMGMYPTPAMAPMGFPWAPYPPYYMKPQGSQVPLVPIPRLKPKVQHDKISKNGESKRKEGRSKTKKVASVSFLGFLFFILLFGGLVPMVSVKHGGLTGMWLGRSDYEENRFGQEHHVGKVLVVNGTDHDSGTRFSGKNLDNGNMKNYDSNFDCHRGHFGAARANMKQTSSEDFAPSGNVSDRLVASLYVPRNDKLVKIDGNLIIHSVLASEKAKLSNEDGQTKNGKNSLAVPSSLAPAISYPGGQNIENLPHLYRSTAGHKVLPSGKDDPNSAPRNGELQQWFLEGLGGPVLRSGMCTEVFQFDVSPTPGSITPANSVRNVSVEEKRNSTHLNKGQNRKILRGLPIPLPGSANNISEESGRSNSKKDKSNRNSTYSPMIVSVLVDPREAGDFGADGMLGTKPLSRIFVVVLLDSVKYVTYSCMLPFKGSNMLGTA; this is encoded by the exons ATGGCGGATCCTGCTTTTGACGACCCGATTCCTAATCTGGATACCCTACCTATTCCCGACGACCCATTCCTCTCCGACGACTTAGCCTTCTCCGATCACTATTACGACGACGTTTTGAACTTCAACCTCGACGACCTCGATCTTGACAACCTCCTCAATTCCATCAATCCATCTTCCAATTCAATTCAGCCCGACTCTTTCCACGACGATGCAAATCATCTCGATTTCTCATCATCTGATGTCGTTGTTGATATCTCCGGTGGAAAGAGCTCCGATAATTCTAAGTGTTTGAACAATCCGTCATCCGAGAATTCGAATTCTCGTGATTTCTGTCAGGAATTTGGGAATAATGATTTTGGTGGTTCCGGGCCTGTTTCGTCTCAGGGTTCTGATGATTGTGTTCGGTCGTTCGATAACTCGCCTGCTTCGGGGAATCGGGTAGTTGATCACAAGAggaagaaagaggaggaagaaGGAAATTCTGTGATTAGGACTATTAAGTCGAGGAGATCGAATGAGGTTACTGATCGATTGAAATCAAATGAGGgggatgatgaagatgagaagAAGAAAGCTAGGTTGATTAGGAACAGGGAAAGCGCGCATCTTTCTAGACAGAAGAAGAAGCAGTATATCGAGGAGTTGGAGGATAAGGTAAGGGCTATGCATTCCACTATTCAAGATTTGAATGCTCGAATTTCGTATTTTGTAGCTGAAAATAATACTTTGAAGCAGCAAATGAATTGTGGGTCTATTGGGCCACAGCCAATGGGGATGTATCCTACTCCGGCAATGGCTCCCATGGGTTTTCCATGGGCGCCTTACCCACCTTATTATATGAAACCACAGGGATCACAAGTTCCATTGGTTCCGATTCCTAGATTAAAACCTAAAGTGCAACATGATAAGATTAGTAAGAATGGAGAAAGTAAGAGGAAAGAGGGTAGAAGTAAAACAAAGAAGGTGGCGAGTGTTAGCTTTCTTGGTTTTCTGTTCTTTATCTTGCTTTTTGGCGGACTAGTTCCTATGGTAAGTGTCAAACATGGAGGTTTGACGGGAATGTGGTTGGGTCGGTCAGATTATGAAGAGAATAGATTTGGCCAGGAACATCATGTTGGTAAGGTTTTGGTGGTCAATGGAACTGATCATGACAGTGGAACAAGATTTTCGGGTAAAAATCTTGACAACGGGAACATGAAGAATTATGATAGTAATTTTGATTGTCACCGAGGTCATTTTGGGGCAGCAAGGGCAAATATGAAGCAGACTAGTTCTGAGGATTTTGCTCCTTCAGGAAATGTTAGTGATCGTCTTGTTGCGTCTTTGTATGTACCGAGAAATGATAAGCTTGTTAAAATTGATGGCAATTTGATAATTCACTCTGTTCTTGCTAGCGAAAAAGCTAAATTATCTAATGAAGATGGACAAACAAAAAATGGTAAAAATAGTTTGGCTGTACCTTCCAGTTTGGCGCCTGCAATATCTTATCCAGGAGGGCAGAATATTGAAAATCTGCCGCATCTATACCGAAGTACAGCCGGGCACAAGGTTCTTCCTTCTGGCAAGGATGATCCGAATTCAGCACCACGGAATGGTGAACTACAGCAATGGTTTCTAGAAGGTCTTGGAG GACCCGTGCTACGATCTGGCATGTGCACTGAAGTATTTCAGTTTGATGTATCTCCAACTCCAGGATCTATAACTCCAGCTAATTCAGTGAGGAATGTTTCTGTGGAAGAAAAACGAAACTCCACACACCTAAACAAGGGACAGAATAGAAAGATACTTCGAGGTCTTCCTATTCCGCTTCCAGGCTCAGCCAATAACATTAGTGAAGAAAGTGGCCGTAGTAATTCAAAGAAGGACAAGTCCAACAGAAATAGTACTTATTCACCGATGATTGTTTCTGTTCTTGTTGATCCAAGGGAGGCTGGCGACTTTGGTGCTGATGGTATGTTGGGAACAAAGCCTTTATCGAGGATATTTGTTGTTGTGTTATTAGACAGTGTCAAGTATGTGACTTATTCGTGCATGCTTCCATTCAAGGGATCTAATATGTTAGGGACTGCTTGA
- the LOC108227447 gene encoding 65-kDa microtubule-associated protein 1-like, whose translation MQKQNLVDTCSNPAGWQPDKSPGTIKKQLSPVAPVLEQVWKQKGKRIKELSYVQSQIQIIYGEIAVTVEHVGNPEIDESVLLPKKLEEFHVQLRQLPKEKSERLKKVLELVSTIHDLCAVRGIDFFSTVTEVHPSLNYSSGLQSKGINNDTLSRLATTVSALQEDKQQR comes from the exons ATGCAAAAA CAGAATTTGGTCGACACATGTTCAAATCCCGCTGGTTGGCAGCCTGACAAGAGCCCAGGAACAATCAAGAAACAACTTTCACCTGTAGCACCAGTCCTAGAACAAGTATGGAAACAAAAAGGCAAGAGAATCAAAGAATTATCTTATGTACAGTctcaaatacaaataatatatggtGAAATCGCGGTTACTGTTGAGCACGTAGGTAATCCTGAAATTGATGAGTCTGTTTTATTACCGAAGAAATTAGAAGAATTTCATGTTCAGCTTCGACAACTGCCAAAAGAAAAG AGTGAGAGGTTGAAAAAAGTCCTTGAGCTTGTGAGCACAATTCATGATCTTTGTGCTGTCCGCGGAATAGACTTTTTTAGTACCGTGACTGAAGTCCATCCAAGCCTTAACTATTCCAGTGGCTTGCAATCTAAAGGCATTAACAATGACACTTTATCTCGGCTGGCTACGACTGTCTCGGCCCTACAAGAGGATAAGCAACAAAG ATAA
- the LOC108228069 gene encoding uncharacterized protein LOC108228069, translated as MDSSSTNVSSQPQPSADAAVDPFLVEALQNPRHRLTILRMELDIQNFLKNSDQQQFEFQHFPTSYLRLAAHRVAQHYGLLTVVQDNSLDGQGTKIVVKRLADSNYPDVCLSEIPVKQSDSEKLEQKKIVIRPRPKASSSGSSELGKRSSVRTVEERKEEYDRARARIFSGPNSPESESTVPRVPLEVKKENYSVDESEAIGCGVNDFDRNFSGRDGGAPSRVAIFRDREKDRSDPDYDRSYNRYVRNIPNTQNLNLAPINMQTFQPPYLHYDSLMPHMGQLPSAHASIGYRSPVMNPYCAIGPNQTSRDTVYMQWPSHAMMYPQPYDQFRHAVFQAPLCQQPLSFEYSQHL; from the exons ATGGACTCTTCTTCTACCAACGTCTCATCTCAACCACAACCGTCCGCTGATGCCGCCGTCGATCCCTTCCTGGTTGAGGCTCTTCAGAACCCTCGTCATCGTCTCACCA TCCTTCGGATGGAACTTGATATTCAAAACTTTCTGAAAAATTCTGATCAACAACAGTTTGAGTTCCAACATTTTCCGACTTCTTACCTCCGTCTTGCAGCACACCGTGTTGCTCAACATTATGGTCTGCTTACTGTCGTTCAAGATAATTCTTTAGATGGTCAAGGAACAAAAATTGTTGTGAAGAGGCTGGCAGATAGTAATTACCCTGATGTCTGTTTGTCGGAGATACCTGTAAAACAATCTGACAGTGAGAAGCTTGAGCAGAAAAAAATTGTCATAAGACCAAGGCCTAAAGCCTCTTCCAGTGGATCTAGTGAGTTGGGGAAACGAAGTTCTGTACGAACTGTGGAAGAGAGGAAGGAAGAGTATGACAGGGCAAGAGCTCGTATATTTAGCGGTCCTAATAGTCCTGAGTCAGAAAGCACAGTGCCTCGGGTGCCTCTGGAGgtgaagaaagaaaattattCAGTGGATGAAAGTGAAGCTATAGGTTGTGGTGTCAATGACTTTGACAGGAACTTTAGCGGCAGGGATGGTGGTGCTCCTTCACGAGTGGCCATTTTCAGAGATAGGGAGAAGGATCGGTCAGATCCAGATTATGATCGAAGCTACAATAG GTATGTCAGGAATATTCCCAACACTCAAAACCTGAACTTGGCACCTATCAACATGCAGACATTTCAGCCTCCATATCTGCATTATGATTCTCTTATGCCTCACATGGGACAGCTGCCAAGTGCTCATGCTTCCATTGGGTACAGGAGTCCTGTCATGAACCCCTACTGTGCTATTGGACCAAATCAGACATCAAGAGATACTGTCTACATGCAATGGCCGTCTCATGCAATGATGTATCCGCAGCCATATGATCAGTTTAGGCATGCTGTTTTTCAG GCTCCATTGTGTCAGCAGCCGCTGAGTTTTGAATACTCCCAACACCTCTGA